From Myxocyprinus asiaticus isolate MX2 ecotype Aquarium Trade chromosome 49, UBuf_Myxa_2, whole genome shotgun sequence, a single genomic window includes:
- the osbpl1a gene encoding oxysterol-binding protein-related protein 1 isoform X6: MPVIFNEPLSFLQRLTEYMEHTYLIHQANTTEDSIERMKCVAAFAVSAVASQWERTGKPFNPLLGETYELVREDLGFRLISEQVSHHPPISAFHAEGLQKDFVFHGSIYPKLKFWGKSVEAEPKGIITLELPKHNEAYTWTNPTCCVHNIIVGQLWIEQYGNMEVINHRTGEKCCLNFKPCGLFGKELHKVEGYIMDKSKKKVCVLYGKWTECMYVVDPGTFEAHKKSDKKALEEKKSSKLATVADSEETNQLGGNSLEVIPGSQLLWRITPRPANSTQMYSFTTFAMQLNELGKEIEEVIPKTDSRLRPDIRAMENGDIDLASEEKKRLEEKQRAVRKNHSKSDGEWKTRWFHQGPNPHNGSQDWLLASSNGYWNRDYSQVPDIY; encoded by the exons ATGCCAGTCATTTTTAATGAGCCGCTGAGTTTTCTGCAAAGGCTTACAGAATACATGGAGCACACGTACCTCATCCATCAGGCTAATACCACAGAAGACTCTATCGAGAGAATGAAG TGTGTGGCAGCGTTTGCCGTATCAGCAGTGGCGTCTCAATGGGAAAGGACGGGAAAACCCTTCAACCCCCTGCTAGGAGAAACATACGAGTTAGTCCG GGAAGATCTTGGATTCCGGCTAATATCAGAACAAGTGAGCCACCATCCTCCCATCAGTGCCTTCCATGCTGAGGGTCTCCAGAAGGACTTTGTGTTCCATGGCTCCATCTACCCCAAACTGAAGTTTTGGGGCAAGAGTGTGGAGGCCGAACCAAAGGGCATAATCACTCTAGAACTTCCTAA GCATAATGAGGCATACACATGGACGAACCCCACATGTTGTGTCCACAACATCATTGTCGGACAACTGTGGATTGAACAATATGGAAATATGGAGGTTATTAATCACAG GACTGGTGAAAAATGCTGCCTGAATTTCAAACCTTGTGGCCTTTTTGGGAAAGAATTGCATAAGGTTGAAGGCTACATCATGGACAAAAG CAAAAAGAAAGTGTGTGTCCTTTACGGGAAATGGACAGAGTGCATGTACGTTGTCGACCCAGGGACGTTCGAAGCTCACAAAAAAAGTGATAAAAAAGCATTGGAAGAGAAGAAAAGCAGTAAACTG GCAACTGTTGCAGACTCGGAGGAAACAAATCAACTAGGTGGAAATTCACTGGAGGTCATTCCAGGTAGTCAGCTGTTGTGGAGAATAACACCCCGACCAGCTAACTCAACCCAG ATGTACAGCTTCACTACATTCGCAATGCAACTCAATGAGCTGGGCAAAGAGATCGAAGAGGTGATCCCTAAAACCGACAGTAGACTGAGGCCGGACATACGAGCCATGGAGAACGGAGACATTG ATCTGGCCAGTGAGGAGAAGAAGAGATTGGAGGAAAAACAGAGAGCGGTACGAAAGAACCATTCTAAGTCAGATGGAGAATGGAAGACGAG GTGGTTTCATCAAGGTCCAAATCCACACAACGGTTCTCAGGACTGGCTATTGGCTAGTAGCAATGGCTACTGGAACCGCGATTATTCCCAAGTACCGGACATATACTGA
- the LOC127438346 gene encoding uncharacterized protein LOC127438346 encodes MILVQSEKVPECIVFQRDSPESPPQGEATMGNDESHDEQTESASALSLIAEVSESSKESVEVKSELAELIEKFKGFMNRLVSPQQKFKDSSETFLSTSEPVETTTSSLVPPQISRLEESHEQATTKSGLTSESVEVATDLTCPPVSTSHGSVSPVAATKINPIQAKLKMACPSVPTHANEKSTTTYSTYTSPETMPTANVLPNETRVSIEPVKTTAACSTNLPVSTPKVSAPVDLIAQPVYSSHAFKETMPATPCDCIQSQIHEGKPSFQVQCNHHAASCTYRLSRQSHLSICPHQAIRPATCDCNWRICHIIPPDTAMTCSEHMLIPDHPRIPMYQDLSARSSVHGIQPEVVCNCPYRRPISSSSMRVQTAPALMSSSHRYAKLPRYIYFKSIPHDIHNTQAMDSQCCMFPATPSNEGHHQHIATGINAQQPCCKRHCQEHYDS; translated from the exons ATGATTTTGGTGCAGTCTGAGAAAGTGCCGGAGTGCATTGTGTTTCAGAGGGATTCTCCAGAAAGTCCTCCACAAGGTGAAGCAACAATGGGAAATGATGAGAGCCATGACGAGCAGACGGAATCAGCATCGGCTCTATCTTTAATAGCAGAAGTCTCGGAATCATCCAAAGAATCAGTTGAAGTCAAATCGGAATTGGCTGAATTAATTGAGAAGTTTAAGGGATTCATGAACCGTTTAGTTTCACCTCAACAGAAATTCAAAGACTCTTCAGAAACATTTCTTTCAACTTCTGAACCCGTTGAAACTACTACCTCTAGTTTGGTGCCGCCACAGATTTCTAGGTTAGAGGAATCACATGAACAAGCAACAACTAAGTCTGGACTGACGTCTGAGTCAGTAGAAGTGGCCACCGATCTTACATGCCCCCCTGTTTCAACATCACATGGGTCAGTTTCTCCTGTAGCTGCAACTAAAATAAACCCAATTCAAGCCAAACTCAAGATGGCATGTCCTTCCGTGCCAACTCATGCAAATGAGAAATCAACTACGACATACTCCACTTATACATCACCTGAAACAATGCCAACAGCCAATGTGTTGCCAAATGAGACAAGAGTATCTATTGAACCGGTCAAAACGACTGCTGCTTGTTCCACAAACCTGCCAGTTTCAACCCCAAAGGTTTCCGCTCCAGTTGATTTGATTGCACAACCTGTCTATTCCTCTCACGCATTTAAAGAAACCATGCCAGCAACACCTTGTGACTGCATTCAATCCCAGATTCATGAAGGCAAACCATCATTTCAAGTCCAATGCAATCATCATGCAGCTTCATGTACATATAGACTGTCACGGCAATCACACCTCAGTATTTGCC CCCATCAAGCCATCAGACCAGCTACCTGTGACTGTAATTGGCGGATTTGCCATATCATACCCCCTGATACTGCTATGACCTGCTCTGAACATATGCTGATCCCGGACCACCCAAGAATTCCCATGTACCAAGACTTGAGCGCTCGCAGTAGTGTCCATGGTATCCAACCAGAAGTGGTCTGTAATTGCCCATACAGGCGCCCTATAAGCAGCTCGAGCATGAGAGTTCAAACAGCTCCAGCCTTAATGTCCTCAAGCCACCGTTATGCAAAGCTTCCTCGCTATATTTACTTCAAGAGCATTCCTCATGACATACACAATACGCAAGCTATGGATTCCCAATGCTGTATGTTTCCTGCCACCCCCTCTAATGAGGGTCATCATCAGCATATAGCTACAGGGATCAATGCTCAACAGCCATGTTGCAAACG ACACTGCCAAGAGCATTATGATTCATAA
- the LOC127438308 gene encoding tetratricopeptide repeat protein 39C-like, producing the protein MAGPDHPQQQVEEKAEQIDDAELAFQGIHMLLNNGFKESDELFKRYRTHSPLMSFGASFVSFLNAMMTFEEEKMQMASDDLRTTERLCESDNAGVIETIRNKIKKSMDSQRSGVEVVDRLQRQIIVADCQVYLAVLSFIKQELSAYIKGGWILRKAWKMYNKCYSDISQLQEACHRRSSDQEGALASDQVNHNTSSTESGGRITEEVLDRLKGSVSFGYGLFHLCISMVPPHLLKIVNLLGFPGDRHQGLASLAYASESKDMKAPLATLALLWYHTVVQPFFALDGSDSSAGLLEAKAILQKKAVVYPNSSLFIFFKGRVQRLECQINSALASFQDALELASDQREIQHVCLYEIGWCSMIEMNFEDAYRSFERLKNESRWSQCYYAYLTGVCQGASGDLEGAKAIFQDVQKLFKRKNNQIEQFALKRAERLRKMSLTRELCILGVVEVLYLWKALPNCSSSKLQLMNQVLQGLDDQSSHGLKHLLRGAIQKCLGNFMGAVQSFQLAAQDEYGRQNNSYVQPYSCYELGCVLLAKPETLSKGRSLLLQAKENYSGYDFENRLHVRIHSALASIKDVVPH; encoded by the exons GACTCATAGTCCGCTAATGAGCTTTGGGGCCAGTTTCGTCAGCTTCTTG AATGCCATGATGACATTCGAGGAGGAAAAAATGCAGATGGCCAGCGATGACCTAAGGACTACCGAAAGACTTTGCGAGAGTGACAATGCCGGCGTCATCGAGACCATCCGCAATAAAATCAAGAAGAGT ATGGACTCCCAGAGATCAGGGGTGGAGGTTGTGGATCGCCTGCAGAGACAGATAATTGTAGCAGACTGCCAGGTCTATCTTGCCGTACTGTCCTTCATCAAACAAGAACTCTCAG CTTATATCAAAGGAGGCTGGATCCTCCGCAAGGCCTGGAAAATGTACAACAAATGCTACAGCGACATCAGCCAACTGCAGGAAGCTTGTCACAGACGGTCCTCCGACCAGGAGGGGGCGCTGGCCTCCGATCAGGTCAACCATAACACATCTTCAACAGAGAGTGGTGGCAGGATAACAGAAGAGGTTCTGGATCGTCTCAAAGGTTCGGTCAGCTTCGGTTATGGGCTTTTTCACCTGTGTATTTCAATGGTACCTCCACACCTGCTCAAGATCGTAAACCTGTTGGGTTTCCCTGGAGATCGCCACCAAGGTCTTGCCTCATTAGCCTACGCCAGTGAGAGCAAAGATATGAAAGCACCACTTGCCAC TTTGGCCCTCTTGTGGTACCACACAGTGGTGCAGCCCTTCTTTGCCCTGGATGGCTCTGACTCAAGTGCTGGACTGCTGGAGGCCAAAGCCATTCTGCAGAAGAAGGCAGTGGTTTATCCGAACTCCTCTCTCTTCATCTTCTTCAAGGGACGAGTACAGAGATTAGAG tgCCAAATCAACAGTGCATTGGCTTCATTCCAGGATGCTCTGGAGTTGGCCTCAGACCAAAGAGAGATTCAACATGTGTGCCTCTATGAAATCG GTTGGTGCAGCATGATAGAGATGAACTTTGAAGATGCCTACAGGTCTTTTGAACGACTGAAGAATGAATCTCGATGGTCGCAGTGTTACTATGCTTACCTCACTGGAG TATGTCAGGGAGCCTCTGGTGATCTAGAGGGAGCCAAGGCCATTTTCCAAGACGTTCAGAAGCTTTTTAAGCGCAAGAACAATCAGATTGAGCAGTTTGCACTCAAAAGG GCAGAGAGATTGAGGAAAATGTCCCTGACACGAGAGCTGTGCATTTTGGGTGTTGTGGAGGTACTATACTTATGGAAAGCTCTTCCAAATTGCTCTTCCTCCAAACTCCAGCTTATGAACCAAG TGCTACAGGGGCTGGATGACCAGTCAAGTCATGGCCTAAAACATCTGCTACGTGGTGCTATTCAGAAATGTCTTGGAAATTTTATGGGTGCTGTTCAG TCGTTTCAGTTGGCAGCACAAGATGAATACGGTCGTCAGAACAACAGCTATGTGCAGCCCTATTCCTGCTATGAGCTTGGCTGTGTGTTACTGGCCAAACCTGag ACTCTGAGTAAAGGAAGATCATTACTGCTTCAGGCTAAG GAGAACTACAGTGGGTATGACTTTGAGAATCGATTGCACGTCCGTATCCATTCTGCCCTTGCCTCCATAAAGGACGTGGTCCCACATTGA